The following are encoded in a window of Apis mellifera strain DH4 linkage group LG10, Amel_HAv3.1, whole genome shotgun sequence genomic DNA:
- the LOC550885 gene encoding nicotinate phosphoribosyltransferase isoform X2: MSDNENKLWCQNKRQNCVVQPLLTDLYQITMAYAYWKSEKMNDYAVFDLFFRKNPFQGEFTIFAGLEECIKFLEKFHYSSSDIKYLKSTMPSSIDERFFEYLKDLTPKDVTIYAVEEGSVVFPRIPLLRVEGPLIMVQLLETTLLTLVNYASLMATNAARFRMAAGKNITLLEFGLRRAQGPDGGLSASKYSYIGGFDGTSNVLAGKLYNIPVGGTHAHSYITSFITLDDLREKTLAHKETGKVYDLLELAYKHRNSIAADIGALVSEASNGELAALISYAIAFPQRFLALVDTYDVERSGLLNFCAVALALNDLGYKAIGIRLDSGDLAYQSNFARDLFERIGIKYNIPWFGKLTICASNDINEETILSLNEQNHKIDCFGIGTHLVTCQRQPALGCVYKMVEINDQPRIKISHDVSKISIPGKKVAFRLYGADGCALIDLLQRSTEEIPQVKHKVLCRHPFQESKRAYVIPTRVEPLHKVYWKNGKLCQPLLTLQEIRNKVQESLRTLRNDHKRNLNPTPYKVAVSDDLYNFIHDLWLQHAPIGELS, encoded by the exons atgtcagatAACGAGAATAAATTATGGTGTCAAAATAAGCGTCAAAATTGTGTTGTGCAACCACTCTTAACAG atttataccAAATTACAATGGCATATGCTTATTGGAAAAGTGAAAAGATGAATGATTATGCtgtatttgatttattctttcgtaaaaatccttttcaaggagaatttacaatttttgctGGTTTAGaagaatgtattaaatttttagaaaaatttcattattcctcAAGtg atataaaatacttaaaatcaACAATGCCATCATCAATTgatgaaagattttttgaatatttgaaagacTTAACACCAAAAGATGTAACAATATATGCTGTAGAAGAAGGTTCAGTTGTTTTCCCAAG AATACCATTACTAAGAGTAGAAGGTCCATTAATAATGGTACAACTTTTGGAAACAACATTGTTAACATTAGTTAACTATGCGAGTTTAATGGCAACTAATGCAGCCAGATTTCGCATGGCTGCtgggaaaaatataacattgcTAGAATTTGGTCTTCGAAGAGCTCAGGGTCCTGATGGTGGTTTAAGCGCTTCTAAATATAGCTATATTG gtgGTTTTGATGGTACAAGTAATGTTTTAGCAggaaaactttataatattccTGTAGGTGGAACACATGCACATTCATACATAACATCTTTTATTACTTTGGATGATTTACGAGAAAAa ACTTTGGCACATAAAGAAACAGGAAAAGTTTATGATCTTTTAGAATTAGCCTACAAGCATCGAAATTCTATTGCAGCTGATATAGGAGCACTAGTTTCTGAGGCTTCTAATGGAGAATTAGCTGCTTTAATTAGTTATGCTATTGCTTTTCCACAACGATTTCTTGCTCTTGTAGACACATATGATGTGGAAAG GAGTGGTCTTCTAAACTTTTGTGCAGTGGCACTAGCTTTAAATGATTTGGGTTATAAAGCAATTGGTATAAGACTCGACAGTGGCGATTTAGCATATCAAAGTAATTTCGCCAgagatttatttgaaagaattggtattaaatataatataccttGGTTTGGGAAATTAACAATCTGTGCATCAAATGACATCAATGAAGAGACCATTCTAAGTTTAAATGAACAG aaTCATAAGATTGATTGTTTTGGAATTGGAACACATTTGGTAACATGTCAAAGACAACCAGCACTAGGTTGTGTTTATAAAATGGTTGAAATTAATGATCAACCTAGAATAAAAATCAGTCATGATGTTAGTAAAATATCAATACCTGGTAAAAAAGTTGCATTTAGATTATATGGAGCAGATGGATGTGCTTTAATTGATCTCTTACAAAGATCAACAGAAGAAATACCACAAGTAAAACATAAAGTTCTTTGTAGACATCCTTTTCAAGAATCAAAAAGAGCTTATGTTATTCCAACGCGAGTGGAGCCATTACATaag gtttattggaaaaatggtAAATTATGCCAACCTTTACTTACATTACaagaaatacgaaataaaGTCCAAGAGTCTTTAAGAACACTTAGAAATGATCACAAGAGAAATCTAAATCCTACACCATATAAA gTTGCTGTTAGTGatgatttgtataattttatacatgatTTATGGTTACAACACGCACCCATTGGTGAACTTTCGTGA
- the LOC550885 gene encoding nicotinate phosphoribosyltransferase isoform X1, whose amino-acid sequence MSDNENKLWCQNKRQNCVVQPLLTDLYQITMAYAYWKSEKMNDYAVFDLFFRKNPFQGEFTIFAGLEECIKFLEKFHYSSSDIKYLKSTMPSSIDERFFEYLKDLTPKDVTIYAVEEGSVVFPRIPLLRVEGPLIMVQLLETTLLTLVNYASLMATNAARFRMAAGKNITLLEFGLRRAQGPDGGLSASKYSYIGGFDGTSNVLAGKLYNIPVGGTHAHSYITSFITLDDLREKTLAHKETGKVYDLLELAYKHRNSIAADIGALVSEASNGELAALISYAIAFPQRFLALVDTYDVESIESSAKRQAYIVSLNVKNKHLINGSNKHTQNGVRNDPVISESTSHHKNGFLSQGELGELYVRSGLLNFCAVALALNDLGYKAIGIRLDSGDLAYQSNFARDLFERIGIKYNIPWFGKLTICASNDINEETILSLNEQNHKIDCFGIGTHLVTCQRQPALGCVYKMVEINDQPRIKISHDVSKISIPGKKVAFRLYGADGCALIDLLQRSTEEIPQVKHKVLCRHPFQESKRAYVIPTRVEPLHKVYWKNGKLCQPLLTLQEIRNKVQESLRTLRNDHKRNLNPTPYKVAVSDDLYNFIHDLWLQHAPIGELS is encoded by the exons atgtcagatAACGAGAATAAATTATGGTGTCAAAATAAGCGTCAAAATTGTGTTGTGCAACCACTCTTAACAG atttataccAAATTACAATGGCATATGCTTATTGGAAAAGTGAAAAGATGAATGATTATGCtgtatttgatttattctttcgtaaaaatccttttcaaggagaatttacaatttttgctGGTTTAGaagaatgtattaaatttttagaaaaatttcattattcctcAAGtg atataaaatacttaaaatcaACAATGCCATCATCAATTgatgaaagattttttgaatatttgaaagacTTAACACCAAAAGATGTAACAATATATGCTGTAGAAGAAGGTTCAGTTGTTTTCCCAAG AATACCATTACTAAGAGTAGAAGGTCCATTAATAATGGTACAACTTTTGGAAACAACATTGTTAACATTAGTTAACTATGCGAGTTTAATGGCAACTAATGCAGCCAGATTTCGCATGGCTGCtgggaaaaatataacattgcTAGAATTTGGTCTTCGAAGAGCTCAGGGTCCTGATGGTGGTTTAAGCGCTTCTAAATATAGCTATATTG gtgGTTTTGATGGTACAAGTAATGTTTTAGCAggaaaactttataatattccTGTAGGTGGAACACATGCACATTCATACATAACATCTTTTATTACTTTGGATGATTTACGAGAAAAa ACTTTGGCACATAAAGAAACAGGAAAAGTTTATGATCTTTTAGAATTAGCCTACAAGCATCGAAATTCTATTGCAGCTGATATAGGAGCACTAGTTTCTGAGGCTTCTAATGGAGAATTAGCTGCTTTAATTAGTTATGCTATTGCTTTTCCACAACGATTTCTTGCTCTTGTAGACACATATGATGTGGAAAG CATCGAATCTTCGGCCAAGAGACAAGCATATATAGTCAGCCTAAATGTAAAGAATAAACATCTAATAAATGGGTCCAATAAACATACCCAAAATGGTGTCAGAAATGATCCGGTTATATCAGAATCAACTTCACATCACAAGAATGGCTTTTTAAGTCAAGGCGAATTGGGTGAGCTCTATGTGAG GAGTGGTCTTCTAAACTTTTGTGCAGTGGCACTAGCTTTAAATGATTTGGGTTATAAAGCAATTGGTATAAGACTCGACAGTGGCGATTTAGCATATCAAAGTAATTTCGCCAgagatttatttgaaagaattggtattaaatataatataccttGGTTTGGGAAATTAACAATCTGTGCATCAAATGACATCAATGAAGAGACCATTCTAAGTTTAAATGAACAG aaTCATAAGATTGATTGTTTTGGAATTGGAACACATTTGGTAACATGTCAAAGACAACCAGCACTAGGTTGTGTTTATAAAATGGTTGAAATTAATGATCAACCTAGAATAAAAATCAGTCATGATGTTAGTAAAATATCAATACCTGGTAAAAAAGTTGCATTTAGATTATATGGAGCAGATGGATGTGCTTTAATTGATCTCTTACAAAGATCAACAGAAGAAATACCACAAGTAAAACATAAAGTTCTTTGTAGACATCCTTTTCAAGAATCAAAAAGAGCTTATGTTATTCCAACGCGAGTGGAGCCATTACATaag gtttattggaaaaatggtAAATTATGCCAACCTTTACTTACATTACaagaaatacgaaataaaGTCCAAGAGTCTTTAAGAACACTTAGAAATGATCACAAGAGAAATCTAAATCCTACACCATATAAA gTTGCTGTTAGTGatgatttgtataattttatacatgatTTATGGTTACAACACGCACCCATTGGTGAACTTTCGTGA
- the LOC550885 gene encoding nicotinate phosphoribosyltransferase isoform X3: MLCRIPLLRVEGPLIMVQLLETTLLTLVNYASLMATNAARFRMAAGKNITLLEFGLRRAQGPDGGLSASKYSYIGGFDGTSNVLAGKLYNIPVGGTHAHSYITSFITLDDLREKTLAHKETGKVYDLLELAYKHRNSIAADIGALVSEASNGELAALISYAIAFPQRFLALVDTYDVESIESSAKRQAYIVSLNVKNKHLINGSNKHTQNGVRNDPVISESTSHHKNGFLSQGELGELYVRSGLLNFCAVALALNDLGYKAIGIRLDSGDLAYQSNFARDLFERIGIKYNIPWFGKLTICASNDINEETILSLNEQNHKIDCFGIGTHLVTCQRQPALGCVYKMVEINDQPRIKISHDVSKISIPGKKVAFRLYGADGCALIDLLQRSTEEIPQVKHKVLCRHPFQESKRAYVIPTRVEPLHKVYWKNGKLCQPLLTLQEIRNKVQESLRTLRNDHKRNLNPTPYKVAVSDDLYNFIHDLWLQHAPIGELS; this comes from the exons ATGTTATGCAGAATACCATTACTAAGAGTAGAAGGTCCATTAATAATGGTACAACTTTTGGAAACAACATTGTTAACATTAGTTAACTATGCGAGTTTAATGGCAACTAATGCAGCCAGATTTCGCATGGCTGCtgggaaaaatataacattgcTAGAATTTGGTCTTCGAAGAGCTCAGGGTCCTGATGGTGGTTTAAGCGCTTCTAAATATAGCTATATTG gtgGTTTTGATGGTACAAGTAATGTTTTAGCAggaaaactttataatattccTGTAGGTGGAACACATGCACATTCATACATAACATCTTTTATTACTTTGGATGATTTACGAGAAAAa ACTTTGGCACATAAAGAAACAGGAAAAGTTTATGATCTTTTAGAATTAGCCTACAAGCATCGAAATTCTATTGCAGCTGATATAGGAGCACTAGTTTCTGAGGCTTCTAATGGAGAATTAGCTGCTTTAATTAGTTATGCTATTGCTTTTCCACAACGATTTCTTGCTCTTGTAGACACATATGATGTGGAAAG CATCGAATCTTCGGCCAAGAGACAAGCATATATAGTCAGCCTAAATGTAAAGAATAAACATCTAATAAATGGGTCCAATAAACATACCCAAAATGGTGTCAGAAATGATCCGGTTATATCAGAATCAACTTCACATCACAAGAATGGCTTTTTAAGTCAAGGCGAATTGGGTGAGCTCTATGTGAG GAGTGGTCTTCTAAACTTTTGTGCAGTGGCACTAGCTTTAAATGATTTGGGTTATAAAGCAATTGGTATAAGACTCGACAGTGGCGATTTAGCATATCAAAGTAATTTCGCCAgagatttatttgaaagaattggtattaaatataatataccttGGTTTGGGAAATTAACAATCTGTGCATCAAATGACATCAATGAAGAGACCATTCTAAGTTTAAATGAACAG aaTCATAAGATTGATTGTTTTGGAATTGGAACACATTTGGTAACATGTCAAAGACAACCAGCACTAGGTTGTGTTTATAAAATGGTTGAAATTAATGATCAACCTAGAATAAAAATCAGTCATGATGTTAGTAAAATATCAATACCTGGTAAAAAAGTTGCATTTAGATTATATGGAGCAGATGGATGTGCTTTAATTGATCTCTTACAAAGATCAACAGAAGAAATACCACAAGTAAAACATAAAGTTCTTTGTAGACATCCTTTTCAAGAATCAAAAAGAGCTTATGTTATTCCAACGCGAGTGGAGCCATTACATaag gtttattggaaaaatggtAAATTATGCCAACCTTTACTTACATTACaagaaatacgaaataaaGTCCAAGAGTCTTTAAGAACACTTAGAAATGATCACAAGAGAAATCTAAATCCTACACCATATAAA gTTGCTGTTAGTGatgatttgtataattttatacatgatTTATGGTTACAACACGCACCCATTGGTGAACTTTCGTGA
- the LOC727285 gene encoding zinc finger protein 227 isoform X2, whose product MVCVTCIKRLESIHRFAMMAYRTQEKLKIQLYNNIDNTNTQDMERESIKDMQNTTRRIEDRGLLHTILTKGAIEILAEGEPLGPSEFITQDNICHTPSMEEMEVKVDPMLFLQYGMEHSASETSEASDTEEIITRMNIPEPLPLTNKTDEIKKEKEEENNDKSQEDTEEHISDVMKPHECTICARSFISQIGLQNHLWSHLPKDKRLDGKPILRSQQVYSTNGVLHTNTDNNSSGNFVCPICSKKISTKGNLKVHLETHRPKGKYGCDICGRIFKTQSNLFRHKEYHGGIQFPCNVCGRVYPTNSTLRAHSITHSDLRPHACPLCDKTFKRNQDLKFHINQHTGARPYQCPYCPKAFASSGNCFSHRKRMHPREVHRDRQRAADLMR is encoded by the exons atgGTATGTGTTACTTGTATTAAAAGATTAGAGAGCATTCATCGTTTTGCTATGATGGCATATAGGACACAGGAGaagttaaaaatacaattatataataatattgataatacaaATACACAAGATATGGAAAGAGAAAGTATTAAAGATATGCAAAATACAACAAGAAGGATAGAGGATCGAGGATTATTACATACAATATTAaccaaa ggaGCAATAGAAATTTTAGCTGAAGGTGAACCATTGGGACCATCAGAATTCATAACACAAGATAATATATGTCATACTCCAAGTATGGAGGAAATGGAAGTCAAAGTAGATCcaatgttatttttacaatatggtATGGAACATTCAGCATCAGAAACTTCAGAAGCATCTGAtacagaagaaataataacaagaatGAATATTCCAGAACCATTACCATTAACAAATaa aactgatgaaataaaaaaagaaaaagaagaagagaataatgataaatcacAAGAAGATACTGAAGAACATATTTCAGATGTAATGAAACCTCATGAATGTACAATATGTGCTCGATCTTTTATATCTCAAATTGGTTTACAAAATCATTTATGGTCTCATTTGCCTAAAGATAAACGACTTGATGGAAAGCCTATTTTAAGATCACAACAAGTATATTCTACTAATGGTGTGCTTCATACGAATACTGACAACAATTCATCTGGTAATTTTGTCTGTCCAATTtgtagtaaaaaaatttctactaaGGGTAATTTAAAAGTACATTTGGAAACTCATCGGCCTAAAGGAAAATATGGTTGTGACATATGTGGTAGAAT ttttaaaacaCAGTCAAATTTATTCAGACACAAAGAGTATCATGGTGGAATACAATTTCCATGTAATGTATGTGGAAGAGTTTATCCAACAAATTCTACATTAAGAGCTCATAGTATAACGCATTCGGATTTAAGGCCGCACGCCTGCCCTCTTTgtgataaaacttttaaaagaaatcaagatttaaaatttcacataaATCAACATACAGGTGCAAGGCCTTATCAATGTCCATACTGTCCAAAAGCTTTTGCAAGTTCTGGAAACTGTTTCTCACATCGTAAAAGAATGCATCCTCGAGAAGTACATCGAGACAGACAAAGAGCAGCAGATTTAATGAGATGA
- the LOC727285 gene encoding serendipity locus protein H-1 isoform X1, with translation MGTAGRDFERDREDEIHCRICASDIPRNDGVHIFAEDGRRHYLQTKIRKYLYILVSSEDKLSKMVCVTCIKRLESIHRFAMMAYRTQEKLKIQLYNNIDNTNTQDMERESIKDMQNTTRRIEDRGLLHTILTKGAIEILAEGEPLGPSEFITQDNICHTPSMEEMEVKVDPMLFLQYGMEHSASETSEASDTEEIITRMNIPEPLPLTNKTDEIKKEKEEENNDKSQEDTEEHISDVMKPHECTICARSFISQIGLQNHLWSHLPKDKRLDGKPILRSQQVYSTNGVLHTNTDNNSSGNFVCPICSKKISTKGNLKVHLETHRPKGKYGCDICGRIFKTQSNLFRHKEYHGGIQFPCNVCGRVYPTNSTLRAHSITHSDLRPHACPLCDKTFKRNQDLKFHINQHTGARPYQCPYCPKAFASSGNCFSHRKRMHPREVHRDRQRAADLMR, from the exons atggGTACGGCGGGTCGCGATTTTGAGCGCGATCGGGAGGACGAGATCCACTGCCGAATTTGTGCTAGTGATATACCAAGAAACGATGGGGTTCACATTTTCGCAGAGGATGGTAGACGGCACTACTTGCAAAccaaaatacgaaaatatctGTACATCTTG GTATCCTCTgaagataaattatcaaagatgGTATGTGTTACTTGTATTAAAAGATTAGAGAGCATTCATCGTTTTGCTATGATGGCATATAGGACACAGGAGaagttaaaaatacaattatataataatattgataatacaaATACACAAGATATGGAAAGAGAAAGTATTAAAGATATGCAAAATACAACAAGAAGGATAGAGGATCGAGGATTATTACATACAATATTAaccaaa ggaGCAATAGAAATTTTAGCTGAAGGTGAACCATTGGGACCATCAGAATTCATAACACAAGATAATATATGTCATACTCCAAGTATGGAGGAAATGGAAGTCAAAGTAGATCcaatgttatttttacaatatggtATGGAACATTCAGCATCAGAAACTTCAGAAGCATCTGAtacagaagaaataataacaagaatGAATATTCCAGAACCATTACCATTAACAAATaa aactgatgaaataaaaaaagaaaaagaagaagagaataatgataaatcacAAGAAGATACTGAAGAACATATTTCAGATGTAATGAAACCTCATGAATGTACAATATGTGCTCGATCTTTTATATCTCAAATTGGTTTACAAAATCATTTATGGTCTCATTTGCCTAAAGATAAACGACTTGATGGAAAGCCTATTTTAAGATCACAACAAGTATATTCTACTAATGGTGTGCTTCATACGAATACTGACAACAATTCATCTGGTAATTTTGTCTGTCCAATTtgtagtaaaaaaatttctactaaGGGTAATTTAAAAGTACATTTGGAAACTCATCGGCCTAAAGGAAAATATGGTTGTGACATATGTGGTAGAAT ttttaaaacaCAGTCAAATTTATTCAGACACAAAGAGTATCATGGTGGAATACAATTTCCATGTAATGTATGTGGAAGAGTTTATCCAACAAATTCTACATTAAGAGCTCATAGTATAACGCATTCGGATTTAAGGCCGCACGCCTGCCCTCTTTgtgataaaacttttaaaagaaatcaagatttaaaatttcacataaATCAACATACAGGTGCAAGGCCTTATCAATGTCCATACTGTCCAAAAGCTTTTGCAAGTTCTGGAAACTGTTTCTCACATCGTAAAAGAATGCATCCTCGAGAAGTACATCGAGACAGACAAAGAGCAGCAGATTTAATGAGATGA
- the LOC412363 gene encoding cilia- and flagella-associated protein 20: MFKNTFQSGFLSILYSIGSKPLQIWDKKVRNGHIKRITDNDIQSLVLEILGSNVSTTYITCPADPRKTLGIKLPFLVMIIKNLKKYFTFEVQVIDDKNVRRRFRASNYQSTTRVKPFICTMPMRLDDGWNQIQFNLADFTRRAYGTNYVETLRVQIHANCRIRRVYFSDRLYSEDELPAEFKLFLPIQNKAKC, encoded by the exons ATGTTTAAAAACACTTTTCAAAGtggatttttatcaattttgtatAGTATTGGTAGCAAGCCATTACAAATTTGGGACAAAAAAGTAAGAAACGGGCATATAAAACGAATTACGGATAATGATATACAAAGTTTAGTACTGGAAATATTGGGTAGTAATGTCAGTACTACATATATAACATGTCCAGCAGATCCTAGAAAAACATTAGGTATAAAATTACCATTTCTAGTGatgataattaagaatttaaaaaaatattttacatttgaagTTCag gTAATTGATGACAAGAATGTACGCCGTAGATTTCGTGCTAGTAATTATCAATCTACAACTAGAGTAAAGCCATTTATTTGTACAATGCCAATGAGATTAGATGATGGATGGAATcagattcaatttaatttagctGATTTTACTAGACGTGCATATGGAACAAATTATGTGGAAACATTAAGGGTTCAAATCCATGCAAACTGTAGAATACGAAGAGTATACTTTTCTGATAGACTATATTCAGAAGATGAATTGCCagcagaatttaaattatttttgccaATTCAGAATAAGGCAAAATGTTAA